From the Magnetococcales bacterium genome, one window contains:
- the bioB gene encoding biotin synthase BioB encodes MTRLALAGETIPADAAMRILTDPNLELLPLMHAAYQVRARYFGRYVRVQILNNVQNGYCPEDCNYCAQAAGSEAKITKFHLKPDEEILVGAKKTWEAGAFRYCIVLSGRGPTENRVDHMAGLVRQIKAQWPVEVCLSAGFIDEKMAKTLKEAGLDRYNHNLNTAENHYGAICTSHGYADRLHTLENARKVGLEVCSGIIIGMGETPAEVLEVAMTLRRLQARSIPVNFYVHIEGARLGVINALTPQYCLRVLALFRLTNPDAEIRAAGGRESNLRSLETLALYPANAVFSEGYLNTGGDTTKKTVSLIEDAGFVVERIEEKDDRC; translated from the coding sequence ATGACACGCCTCGCCCTGGCAGGAGAAACGATTCCCGCCGATGCCGCCATGCGCATTCTGACCGATCCAAACCTGGAGTTGCTGCCCCTCATGCATGCGGCCTATCAAGTCCGTGCCCGCTATTTTGGGCGCTATGTGCGGGTGCAAATTTTGAATAATGTCCAAAACGGCTATTGTCCGGAAGACTGCAACTACTGCGCACAAGCCGCCGGCAGCGAAGCCAAAATCACCAAATTCCACCTCAAACCCGATGAGGAGATCCTGGTCGGGGCCAAAAAAACCTGGGAGGCCGGGGCGTTTCGCTACTGTATTGTCCTCTCGGGTCGTGGTCCCACCGAAAACCGGGTTGACCACATGGCCGGTCTGGTGCGTCAGATCAAGGCGCAATGGCCCGTGGAAGTGTGCCTCTCGGCAGGGTTCATCGATGAAAAGATGGCAAAAACCCTGAAAGAAGCCGGCTTGGACCGCTACAATCACAACCTGAACACGGCTGAAAACCACTACGGCGCCATTTGCACCAGCCACGGCTATGCGGATCGTCTGCACACCCTGGAAAACGCCCGCAAAGTGGGGTTGGAAGTGTGCAGCGGCATCATCATCGGCATGGGCGAAACGCCTGCCGAAGTGTTGGAGGTGGCCATGACATTGCGCCGCCTGCAAGCACGCTCCATTCCAGTCAACTTTTATGTCCACATCGAAGGGGCGCGTCTGGGGGTCATCAACGCCCTGACGCCACAATATTGCCTGCGGGTTCTGGCCCTGTTTCGTCTGACCAACCCGGATGCCGAGATCCGCGCCGCCGGAGGCCGCGAAAGCAACCTGCGCTCCCTGGAAACCCTGGCGCTTTATCCGGCCAATGCCGTTTTCAGCGAGGGGTATCTCAACACCGGCGGAGATACGACAAAAAAGACGGTGAGTCTGATCGAAGATGCCGGCTTTGTCGTGGAACGCATCGAAGAAAAAGACGATAGGTGCTGA
- a CDS encoding methyltransferase domain-containing protein → MRKQKITTAFSTASTYHTQAKVQLQVANNLARHLHNLDLPPRPYILELGCGSGFLSVHLHKHWPDSRILLTDIAHPMLLRCRNTLQIPSNQAHFATMDGEYPAVNAGWDLITSSMTVQWFDNLPTALHRLAALLNPGGWLMFSTLGQETFQEWRHLCDQSAMTCGTPHYPSSDQLQAMWPTTGQGQVTEERITQQHPNPWAFLQELKALGAHQAAHNHQPATAGQMRRLLCHGNPNPGFSITHHILYGHFRQGN, encoded by the coding sequence TTGCGCAAACAAAAAATCACGACGGCCTTCTCCACCGCCTCCACCTACCACACCCAGGCGAAAGTCCAACTCCAGGTCGCCAACAATCTCGCCAGACATCTCCACAATTTAGACCTGCCACCCAGACCCTACATTCTGGAACTGGGCTGCGGCTCCGGCTTCCTCAGCGTCCACCTGCACAAGCACTGGCCCGACAGCCGCATCCTCCTGACCGATATCGCCCACCCCATGCTCCTCCGCTGCCGCAACACTCTGCAAATCCCATCCAATCAGGCCCATTTCGCAACCATGGATGGCGAATATCCCGCCGTCAACGCCGGGTGGGATCTCATCACCTCCAGCATGACCGTGCAATGGTTCGACAACCTCCCAACCGCCCTGCATCGCCTCGCCGCACTGCTGAATCCCGGCGGATGGCTGATGTTTTCCACGCTGGGCCAGGAGACATTCCAGGAGTGGCGCCACCTTTGTGACCAGTCAGCCATGACCTGCGGCACACCCCACTATCCATCCAGCGATCAGTTGCAGGCCATGTGGCCCACAACTGGCCAAGGCCAGGTGACCGAAGAACGCATCACCCAACAGCACCCGAACCCATGGGCCTTTTTGCAGGAGTTGAAAGCACTCGGCGCCCACCAGGCCGCCCACAACCACCAACCCGCCACAGCCGGCCAAATGCGCCGCCTCCTGTGCCACGGCAATCCGAACCCCGGCTTCTCCATAACCCACCACATTTTGTATGGCCACTTTCGCCAAGGAAATTGA
- a CDS encoding 8-amino-7-oxononanoate synthase, which yields MPYTSYRAFIQHRQKADQLRALRSIIPLPGGRVQVNGQELVNFSANDYLGLAEHPELIQRSQSWAARWGAGSRASRLVSGNLEMFAGVEQKLASGKRSPSALLFNSGYQANVAILGALLDPHILGAQPLVFSDRLNHASIHHGCRAAGVRQIRYRHADLNHLEDLLNQHRDKPGPRFILSETVFSMDGDQVDVAGLVALKNRHNAFLYLDEAHATGVLGPDGFGLSAAFPGQVDLAMGTFSKGLGSFGAYAACSRELVDFLVNHCGGLIYATALPPAVLGAMDAALDLLPTMAPLRQQLLARATHLRQVFRAAGLDTGLSSTQIIPLITGSATQALLLSRRLEASGMLAVAIRPPTVPVGSSRIRFSLSAAHLETDLANLEAMAPVMARIRHESSP from the coding sequence ATGCCATACACATCCTACCGTGCATTCATCCAACATCGCCAAAAGGCTGACCAACTGCGCGCTCTCCGTTCCATAATCCCTCTGCCTGGAGGGCGTGTTCAGGTCAATGGTCAGGAGTTGGTCAATTTTTCTGCCAACGACTACCTGGGATTGGCCGAACATCCGGAATTGATCCAACGCAGTCAGAGCTGGGCGGCGCGTTGGGGGGCCGGGTCGCGCGCTTCGCGGTTGGTATCCGGCAATCTGGAGATGTTTGCCGGGGTGGAACAAAAGCTGGCGTCAGGCAAAAGATCCCCCTCCGCCCTGCTCTTCAACTCCGGCTACCAGGCCAACGTGGCCATTCTGGGGGCCTTGCTGGATCCCCACATTCTGGGCGCCCAACCCCTGGTTTTTTCCGATCGTCTCAATCATGCCAGTATCCACCACGGCTGTCGGGCCGCCGGCGTGCGGCAGATCCGCTACCGGCACGCCGATCTGAATCACCTGGAAGATCTGCTGAATCAGCATCGTGACAAACCCGGACCACGTTTCATCCTTTCTGAAACTGTTTTCAGCATGGATGGGGATCAGGTCGATGTGGCCGGGCTGGTCGCGTTAAAAAATCGCCATAACGCTTTTCTCTACCTGGACGAGGCGCATGCCACGGGTGTGCTGGGACCGGATGGATTTGGCCTGTCGGCGGCTTTTCCCGGTCAGGTGGATCTGGCCATGGGCACCTTCAGCAAAGGGTTGGGAAGTTTTGGCGCCTATGCAGCCTGCTCCCGGGAGCTGGTCGATTTTTTGGTCAATCACTGTGGGGGCCTGATCTACGCCACAGCTCTGCCGCCTGCCGTGTTGGGCGCCATGGATGCCGCACTGGACCTGCTGCCAACCATGGCGCCGCTGCGACAACAACTGCTCGCCCGGGCCACACATTTGCGCCAGGTCTTTCGTGCCGCCGGTCTGGATACCGGGCTCTCTTCGACCCAGATCATCCCCCTCATCACCGGGTCGGCGACACAGGCCCTGCTCCTCTCCCGCCGGTTGGAGGCCTCTGGTATGCTGGCGGTGGCCATTCGCCCACCCACCGTGCCGGTCGGAAGCAGTCGCATCCGTTTTTCCCTGAGTGCCGCCCACCTGGAGACCGACCTGGCCAATCTGGAGGCGATGGCCCCGGTAATGGCCCGCATTCGACACGAGAGTTCCCCATGA